A portion of the Trichomycterus rosablanca isolate fTriRos1 chromosome 17, fTriRos1.hap1, whole genome shotgun sequence genome contains these proteins:
- the cts12 gene encoding procathepsin L, which translates to MPEFSRVPWTVVVSRTLLLGLFFLAPLSTAVESEEDTPSEWKLWKKANGVEYEEEHDDHKRKAIWEKNKNMIEENNRKFYMGMSDFTMSMNRFGDLTRMEFRQLLGAKVNGNMKNKAKIISARKLRYYARKVRKSKVDYRPMGYVTEVKDQGYCGSCWAFSTTGAIEGQMFKKTGQLVSLSEQNLVDCSWSYGTYGCSGAWMANAYEYVVNHGLQASETYPYTSVDTQPCFYDSKKAVAHISDYRFIPTGNEQALADALAAIGPITVAIDADHASFLFYSSGIYEEPACNPNNLSHAVLLVGYGSDGGQDYWIIKNSWGTGWGEGGYMRMIRNGSNTCGIASYALYPIV; encoded by the exons AATTCAGTCGAGTGCCCTGGACTGTTGTGGTTAGCAGGACGCTCCTGCTGGGACTATTTTTCCTGGCACCACTCAGTACTGCAGTGGAATCAGAAGAAGACACACCGTCAGAATGGAAGCTGTGGAAAAAAGCCAATGGTGTGGAATATGAAGAAGAG CATGACGACCATAAACGAAAAGCCATTTGGGAGAAGAACAAGAATATGATTGAAGAAAACAATAGAAAGTTTTACATGGGCATGTCTGACTTCACCATGTCAATGAACAGATTTGGAGATCTG ACTCGAATGGAGTTTCGGCAGTTACTGGGAGCAAAGGTCAATGGCAACATGAAGAACAAAGCAAAAATTATCAGTGCACGCAAACTGCGCTACTATGCCAGAAAAGTACGCAAGTCAAAGGTGGACTACAGACCAATGGGATATGTTACAGAAGTTAAAGATCAG GGCTACTGTGGATCTTGTTGGGCCTTCAGCACTACAGGTGCCATCGAGGGTCAAATGTTCAAGAAGACAGGTCAGCTGGTGTCCCTGAGTGAACAGAACCTCGTGGACTGTTCTTGGTCTTATGGGACGTACGGCTGCAGCGGCGCCTGGATGGCAAATGCTTATGAGTACGTAGTCAACCACGGGCTGCAAGCCTCCGAAACATACCCTTATACCTCTGTG GACACACAGCCATGCTTCTATGACAGCAAGAAAGCTGTGGCCCATATCAGTGACTACAGGTTCATTCCCACTGGAAATGAACAGGCTTTGGCTGATGCTTTGGCAGCTATTGGTCCAATTACTGTTGCAATTGATGCAGATCACGCAAGTTTCCTTTTCTACAGCTCAG GTATCTACGAGGAGCCAGCTTGCAATCCAAACAATCTAAGCCATGCTGTGCTTCTGGTTGGTTATGGCTCAGATGGCGGCCAGGACTACTGGATCATCAAAAACAG TTGGGGTACAGGCTGGGGTGAAGGAGGCTACATGCGCATGATCCGGAATGGCAGCAACACCTGTGGAATTGCCAGCTATGCTCTCTATCCTATTGTATAA
- the LOC134331365 gene encoding calcium-binding tyrosine phosphorylation-regulated protein-like: protein MFMIRQKGNATEMNTVESRLNLPPGFTILLRGFARAVITTQPENIKEFGALYFLEFLRFKSVNQNLGLQDLIKEFNSKLWFSAAPLDLQEVLANEGPVCVDPVKLLLNTEDKLYKTKEEFNSHNQETQDNTSSPSPPCSPRAESAEKSCSVTDMEHVVEHFTRDLLTPTSLNHDIQTVPTGNEVVIYRRNPHRSIDNEGVSTTPVMCKRTASAIYEKISLSEIDVESNTVVIRTPSVPCEYMIVVHSENVPETIMFQKDPLSNYEEVREQTFQDDNVQVLSSPADPSIVNKNQGCNDAGQAEPAEDPSLFSSPEVQPCLNREVPDILFDTPSIYPTKQTQIEMDEAANLHLPAPPEQVSHEAGANNLPQVAPNKSSENVSDSLTKMSSTSDFPPKIPETKQADNPDLVHAPSSEGLAKLSLEQQTNSFVLLQEDPNLLTSPHDTANPKNPEILQSHHPDVTSLLDHSILPQMEPAKETDVHTAECPANDRTTETTGLEPENQIFSSISPPSEMVPINSVPQSENDQSGHTSLRSLPSEDFSSNTSSHIDSESSIPGADSGLHSFPCSQLTFSGNSTLIVEKRAQPEAQLSPGSYYEHLHPTHLVPGCSHEAVHRICQRPCISTSACRGNWRLCHLTCPETMSNTHTVQFYMNGSMTVEMRNGYAPNQQALPTYHCSGHQWDIPALCTLTSAMPVQTTSFPRHNCCCRYATDVTPTHYLLINGPCPEQTVSDASVSGTCTPEQLSGSGVTPVSCCCPHELRQSQQLTSTDSPQIQQ from the exons ATGTTTATGATCAG aCAGAAAGGAAATGCTACAGAGATGAACACAGTAGAATCAAGACTCAATCTGCCACCAGGTTTCACGATTCTTCTTCGTGGATTTGCCAGAGCTGTCATCACAACACAACCTGAGAATATCAAAGAGTTTGGGGCACTTTATTTTTTAGAGTTTCTCAGGTTTAAATCAG TTAATCAAAATCTTGGACTTCAGGATCTTATAAAAGAGTTTAACTCAA AGTTGTGGTTTAGTGCCGCTCCACTGGATCTACAGGAGGTGCTGGCCAATGaaggtcctgtctgtgtggatccTGTGAAGCTGCTGCTTAACACAGAGGATAAATTATACAAAACAAAAGAGGAATTCAACAGTCACAACCAAGAGACTCAAGATAACACCAGCTCACCTTCACCACCATGTTCTCCAAGAGCAGAATCTGCTGAGAAATCCTGTTCTGTAACTGATATGGAACATGTGGTTGAACATTTTACTCGGGACCTTTTGACACCAACCAGCTTAAACCACGATATACAAACAGTTCCTACAGGGAATGAAGTGGTCATCTATCGcagaaatccacacagaagCATTGATAATGAAGGAGTCTCTACAACTCCAGTTATGTGCAAGCGCACAGCATCTGCCATCTATGAGAAAATCTCTCTCAGTGAGATTGACGTAGAGTCCAATACTGTAGTCATCAGGACGCCATCTGTCCCTTGTGAATACATGATCGTTGTTCATTCTGAAAATGTGCCTGAGACTATAATGTTTCAGAAGGATCCCCTGTCAAATTATGAAGAGGTAAGAGAACAGACGTTTCAGGATGACAACGTACAAGTCCTGTCATCACCTGCAGATCCATCAATTGTGAATAAAAATCAGGGCTGTAATGATGCGGGACAGGCGGAGCCGGCTGAAGATCCTTCACTTTTTTCTTCTCCAGAGGTGCAACCATGTCTGAACAGAGAAGTACCTGACATTCTTTTTGATACTCCATCAATTTATCCAACTAAGCAAACACAGATAGAAATGGATGAAGCTGCCAATCTACATTtgcctgcaccacctgagcaagTGTCACATGAAGCAGGAGCTAATAACCTGCCTCAAGTAGCACCAAATAAATCGAGTGAAAATGTTTCTGACTCATTGACAAAAATGAGCAGCACCTCAGATTTTCCACCCAAGATCCCTGAAACCAAACAAGCAGATAATCCAGACCTAGTTCATGCACCTTCCTCAGAAGGTTTAGCCAAGCTGAGTTTGGAACAACAGACAAATTCATTCGTTTTATTGCAAGAAGACCCAAACCTTCTCACTTCACCACATGACACTGCTAATCCAAAGAATCCAGAGATCCTGCAATCCCATCACCCTGATGTCACCAGTTTGCTAGACCACTCTATTTTACCACAAATGGAACCAGCAAAAGAAACAGATGTCCACACTGCCGAGTGTCCGGCAAACGACAGAACAACTGAAACAACTGGCTTAGAACCTGAGAACCAGATATTTTCTTCTATTTCCCCACCTTCAGAAATGGTACCCATTAATTCGGTGCCACAGTCAGAAAATGATCAATCTGGGCATACATCTCTGAGATCCCTACCATCAGAAGACTTTAGTTCAAACACTTCATCCCACATAGACTCAGAATCCTCTATACCTGGTGCTGATTCTGGTTTGCACTCGTTTCCATGTTCCCAGTTGACTTTCTCTGGTAATTCCACtcttattgtggaaaagagagctCAACCTGAAGCTCAGCTCTCTCCAGGCAGCTATTATGAGCACCTACATCCAACACACTTGGTTCCTGGCTGCTCTCACGAAGCAG TCCACAGGATATGCCAGCGCCCCTGCATCAGCACCTCAGCTTGTAGGGGAAACTGGAGGCTTTGCCACCTGACCTGCCCCGAAACTATGAGCAATACACACACGGTTCAATTTTACATGAATGGATCAATGACTGTAGAGATGAGAAACGGATACGCCCCCAACCAGCAAGCTTTGCCCACCTACCATTGCAGTGGCCATCAGTGGGACATCCCAGCTCTTTGCACTTTAACCAGTGCCATGCCGGTGCAAACCACGTCCTTTCCTCGACACAACTGCTGCTGCCGCTACGCCACGGACGTGACTCCAACTCACTATCTTCTCATCAACGGTCCCTGTCCGGAGCAGACTGTGTCTGACGCCTCTGTGTCAGGTACATGTACACCTGAGCAGCTCAGCGGCTCTGGTGTCACTCCAGTTTCATGCTGCTGTCCACATGAGCTGAGACAAAGCCAGCAACTAACCAGCACAGACTCACCACAG ATACAGCAGTGA
- the ttc39c gene encoding tetratricopeptide repeat protein 39C: MAGLEQHQDQQVEEKPELDDAELALQGISMLLNNGFKESDELFRRYRSQSPLMSFGASFVSFLNAMMTFEEEKMQMACDDLRTTEKLCENDAAGVIETIRNKIKKSMDSQRSGMAVVDRLQRQIIVADCQVYLAVLSFIKQELSAYIKGGWILRKAWKMYNKCYSDINQLQEACRRRSSDQTNHNTPEAESHGRLMEEAVERLKGSVSFGYGLFHLCISMVPPHLLKIVNLLGFPGDRHQGLASLAYASESKDMKAPLATLALLWYHTVVQPFFALDGADCRAGLLEAKAILQKKAVIYPNSSLFIFFRGRVQRLECQINSALTSFHDALEFASDQREIQHVCLYEIGWCSMIEMNFEDAYRAFERLKNESRWSQCYYAYLTGVCQGASGDLEGAHAVFREIPKLFKRKNNQIEQFAYRRAERLRKVYATQELCILGVVEVLYLWKALQNCSSSKLQLMSQVLHGVDDPSCQGLKHLLIGAIQKCLGNIKDAVQSYQMAARDELGRLNNSYVQPFSYYELGCVLLSKPETVGKGRSLLLQAKDNCTGYDFENRLHVRIHSALASVKEVVPL; encoded by the exons ATGGCAGGCCTTGAGCAGCATCAGGACCAGCAGGTGGAGGAAAAGCCAGAGCTGGATGATGCAGAGCTGGCGTTACAGGGCATCAGTATGCTCCTCAACAACGGCTTCAAGGAAAGTGATGAGCTCTTCAGAAGATACAG GTCCCAAAGTCCACTGATGAGCTTTGGAGCCAGTTTTGTGTCTTTTCTG aatgcCATGATGACGTTTGAGGAGGAGAAGATGCAGATGGCCTGTGATGACCTGCGCACCACTGAGAAGCTGTGTGAGAATGATGCTGCTGGCGTCATCGAGACCATCCGCAATAAGATCAAGAAGAGT ATGGACTCTCAGAGGTCGGGGATGGCAGTGGTGGACAGGCTTCAGAGGCAGATCATTGTGGCTGACTGCCAGGTTTACCTCGCTGTGCTCTCTTTCATCAAGCAGGAACTCTCAG CGTACATTAAAGGAGGCTGGATCCTCCGCAAAGCTTGGAAAATGTACAATAAGTGCTACAGCGACATTAACCAGTTACAGGAAGCATGTCGCAGACGCTCCTCTGATCAGACCAACCACAACACGCCTGAGGCCGAGAGCCACGGCCGGCTGATGGAGGAGGCTGTGGAACGCCTGAAAGGCTCCGTCAGTTTCGGCTACGGCCTTTTCCACCTCTGCATCTCTATGGTTCCTCCACACCTGCTGAAGATAGTAAACTTGCTGGGATTTCCTGGGGACCGGCACCAGGGTCTGGCATCGCTTGCCTACGCCAGTGAGAGCAAAGACATGAAAGCACCACTGGCCAC ACTGGCTCTCTTGTGGTACCATACGGTGGTGCAGCCTTTCTTTGCTCTAGATGGCGCTGATTGCAGGGCAGGGCTGCTTGAAGCCAAGGCCATCCTGCAGAAGAAAGCAGTGATCTACCCCAACTCTTCTCTTTTTATCTTCTTCAGAGGGCGGGTGCAGAGGTTAGAG TGCCAGATCAACAGTGCACTAACGTCTTTCCACGATGCCTTGGAGTTTGCATCAGACCAAAGAGAGATCCAGCATGTGTGTCTCTATGAAATTG GGTGGTGCAGTATGATTGAGATGAATTTTGAAGACGCCTATAGGGCATTTGAGAGGCTAAAAAATGAGTCGCGGTGGTCACAGTGCTACTATGCGTACCTAACTGGAG TGTGCCAGGGTGCATCTGGCGATCTAGAGGGGGCACATGCAGTTTTCAGAGAAATACCAAAGCTCTTCAAACGCAAGAACAATCAGATTGAGCAGTTTGCATACAGAAGG GCTGAAAGACTACGGAAGGTTTATGCCACACAGGAGCTTTGCATTCTGGGAGTTGTAGAGGTGCTATATCTCTGGAAGGCTCTTCAAAACTGCTCGTCCTCCAAACTGCAACTCATGAGCCAAG TTCTGCACGGTGTGGATGATCCATCCTGCCAGGGATTAAAACACCTGCTCATCGGTGCTATTCAGAAATGTCTTGGTAACATTAAAGATGCAGTCCAG TCTTATCAGATGGCAGCCAGGGATGAGCTGGGACGACTGAACAACTCTTACGTCCAGCCGTTCTCCTACTATGAGTTAGGCTGTGTGTTACTGAGTAAACCTGAG ACTGTAGGTAAAGGCAGATCGTTGTTGCTTCAGGCAAAG GACAACTGTACAGGATACGACTTTGAGAACAGACTGCACGTACGAATCCACTCGGCCCTGGCCTCTGTAAAGGAGGTGGTGCCGCTGTGA